A genomic stretch from Desulfotignum balticum DSM 7044 includes:
- a CDS encoding hydrogenase iron-sulfur subunit has translation MCNWCTYGAADLAGVSRLEYPPNIIPVRVMCSASVSPHHILRAFQNNVDGVLVGGUHIGDCHYLYGNHMTLKRIAFVQELLKFMGLEGRLHLEWISSAEAQKYVDVVTKFTEKIRNMGPNPLRAINEMKKAG, from the coding sequence ATGTGTAACTGGTGTACCTATGGGGCAGCCGATCTGGCCGGGGTATCCCGGCTGGAATACCCGCCCAATATCATACCCGTGCGGGTGATGTGTTCGGCATCCGTTTCCCCCCATCACATTCTCAGAGCCTTTCAAAACAATGTGGACGGCGTTCTGGTGGGCGGATGACATATCGGTGACTGTCATTACCTGTATGGTAATCACATGACGTTAAAGCGCATCGCTTTTGTTCAGGAACTGTTGAAATTCATGGGGCTGGAAGGCCGGCTTCACCTGGAATGGATCTCTTCCGCCGAAGCCCAGAAATATGTGGATGTGGTGACAAAATTCACTGAAAAAATCCGGAACATGGGCCCCAACCCGCTGCGGGCCATCAATGAGATGAAAAAGGCAGGTTAA
- a CDS encoding 4Fe-4S binding protein has product MDMVKAAKELLLQDRVDIFLGYRKLDGHQIPHGFTKAHVDDLDQLEISLNRYPLEKIACDLAQKDPTLKIGILTRDCSQRALNLLYIWDQLNPENIETLTVNCCPSSLSTHGDCSYLKPKTTGEYKKAHGIDYNDSPKDFMAEHDSQDRLSRWMYEFQKCIKCYGCRNVCPVCFCKECSLEHPNLVEPGVLPPEVPIFHLIRATHMAGRCIDCGLCEDACPAHIPLRMLYREVNDAVFDIFGYVPGDHIEKSPFSIIGKTVELTPAPMDV; this is encoded by the coding sequence ATGGATATGGTAAAAGCGGCAAAAGAGCTCCTGTTGCAGGACAGGGTGGACATCTTCCTGGGATATCGCAAACTGGACGGCCACCAGATTCCCCACGGGTTTACAAAAGCGCATGTAGACGATCTGGACCAGCTTGAAATCAGCCTCAACCGGTATCCTCTGGAAAAAATCGCCTGTGATCTGGCCCAGAAGGACCCGACACTGAAAATCGGTATCCTGACCCGGGACTGCAGCCAGCGGGCATTGAATCTGTTGTACATCTGGGATCAGCTGAACCCGGAAAATATTGAAACTTTGACGGTTAACTGCTGCCCGTCTTCATTGTCAACCCACGGGGACTGTTCCTATCTCAAACCGAAAACCACGGGTGAATATAAAAAAGCCCACGGGATCGACTATAATGACAGCCCAAAGGATTTTATGGCAGAGCATGATTCCCAAGACCGCTTGTCCCGGTGGATGTATGAGTTTCAAAAATGCATCAAATGCTATGGATGCCGGAATGTCTGTCCCGTCTGTTTCTGCAAGGAATGCAGCCTGGAGCATCCGAACCTGGTCGAGCCGGGTGTGCTCCCGCCCGAGGTGCCGATTTTCCATTTGATCCGGGCCACCCACATGGCCGGGCGGTGCATTGACTGCGGTCTGTGCGAAGACGCCTGCCCGGCACATATTCCTTTGCGCATGCTGTACCGGGAAGTCAACGATGCCGTGTTCGATATCTTCGGGTACGTGCCCGGAGATCATATTGAAAAATCACCCTTTTCCATTATCGGAAAAACAGTTGAACTGACACCTGCACCTATGGATGTTTAA